In Ruminococcaceae bacterium BL-6, a genomic segment contains:
- a CDS encoding FAD/NAD(P)-binding oxidoreductase — MFDVAIIGCGVVGAAAAYELSRYKLKITVLERGNDVSQGTTKANSAIIHAGYDPEPGTIMAKLNPQGNRMAKEICQKLDVPYRQIGSLVLAFTPQELPVLHTLYERGVQNGVPGLRLLSPGEVSRMEPNVNRTAGALYAPTAGIVSPWEYALAMMETAVKNGVSLFLENEVHSIQKKDGGFSIQTGSRVLESRFILNAAGTHADLVHNMAAQPSFRIVPDRGEYYLLDKSQGECVSHVIFQCPTKVGKGTLVSPTVHGNLIVGPNNEPPRSADDVSTTAAGLEQVARNAKKSVPGLNLRESIRNFAGVRAASDRDDFIVEEAPGAPGFFDLAGIKSPGLSCAPALAKLAAELLREAGLKLSEKEEFLDERRRIRFSHLSAEEKAALIRREPAYGHVLCRCETVTEGEILAALKGPIPPRTLDAVKRRTSAGMGRCQGSFCGPRIVELLAQELGTTPDEILQDGPGSYLLTGETKGGCADV, encoded by the coding sequence ATGTTCGACGTAGCAATCATTGGCTGCGGCGTCGTGGGCGCCGCGGCCGCATACGAGCTGTCGCGCTACAAGCTGAAAATTACGGTGCTGGAGCGGGGAAACGATGTTTCACAGGGCACCACCAAGGCGAACAGCGCCATCATCCACGCCGGCTACGACCCGGAGCCGGGCACGATCATGGCAAAGCTCAACCCACAGGGGAACCGGATGGCAAAGGAAATCTGCCAAAAGCTGGACGTGCCCTACCGGCAGATCGGCTCGCTGGTGCTGGCCTTTACGCCGCAGGAGCTTCCCGTTCTTCACACGCTTTACGAAAGGGGCGTTCAAAACGGCGTGCCGGGGCTGCGCCTGCTTTCGCCCGGCGAGGTGAGCCGGATGGAGCCGAACGTGAACCGGACGGCGGGCGCTCTTTACGCCCCCACCGCCGGGATCGTCAGCCCCTGGGAATACGCCCTCGCCATGATGGAAACCGCCGTGAAAAACGGCGTTTCCCTGTTTCTGGAAAACGAGGTACACTCGATTCAAAAAAAGGACGGCGGATTTTCCATTCAAACGGGCAGCCGGGTATTGGAAAGCCGCTTTATCCTGAACGCCGCCGGGACGCACGCCGATCTCGTCCACAATATGGCGGCACAGCCGTCGTTTCGCATCGTGCCGGACCGCGGCGAATATTATCTGCTGGATAAAAGCCAGGGGGAATGCGTCTCTCACGTGATCTTCCAGTGCCCGACCAAGGTGGGAAAAGGCACGCTCGTCTCCCCCACGGTGCACGGGAACCTGATCGTCGGCCCGAACAACGAGCCGCCCCGGAGCGCCGACGACGTTTCCACCACGGCCGCGGGGCTGGAACAGGTGGCGCGCAACGCGAAAAAATCCGTGCCGGGCCTGAACCTGCGCGAATCCATCCGCAATTTTGCGGGCGTCCGCGCGGCGAGCGACCGGGACGACTTCATCGTGGAGGAAGCGCCGGGCGCGCCGGGATTTTTCGACCTGGCAGGCATCAAGTCGCCCGGCCTTTCCTGCGCACCCGCGCTTGCGAAGCTCGCGGCGGAGCTGCTGCGGGAAGCCGGGCTGAAGCTTTCCGAAAAAGAGGAATTTCTCGACGAGCGGCGCCGCATCCGCTTTTCCCATCTCTCCGCGGAGGAAAAGGCCGCGCTGATCCGCAGGGAACCGGCCTACGGGCACGTGCTGTGCCGCTGCGAAACCGTGACGGAGGGAGAGATTCTGGCCGCGCTGAAAGGGCCGATCCCGCCCCGCACGCTGGATGCGGTCAAGCGCCGCACGAGCGCGGGGATGGGCCGCTGCCAGGGCTCGTTCTGCGGCCCGCGTATCGTAGAACTGCTGGCGCAGGAGCTCGGGACGACGCCCGACGAGATTCTTCAGGACGGCCCCGGCTCCTATCTTCTGACCGGGGAAACGAAAGGGGGCTGTGCGGATGTATGA
- the yusI gene encoding putative oxidoreductase with thioredoxin domain and regulator domain (Evidence 3 : Putative function from multiple computational evidences; Product type e : enzyme), with protein sequence MEYLLLCYPNCSTCQKAKKWLGERGISYTERNIREQNPTREELEVWVKKSGLPLKRFFNTSGTAYRALKLSQRLPEMDEARQLDLLSSDGMLVKRPILIGGDTVLVGFREQEWERLSSF encoded by the coding sequence ATGGAATACCTTTTGCTCTGCTACCCGAACTGCAGCACCTGCCAAAAGGCGAAAAAATGGCTCGGCGAACGCGGGATCTCCTATACCGAGCGGAATATCCGCGAGCAGAATCCCACACGGGAGGAGCTGGAAGTCTGGGTGAAAAAAAGCGGGCTGCCGCTGAAACGCTTTTTCAATACGAGCGGCACCGCCTACCGTGCCTTGAAGCTTTCCCAGCGGCTCCCGGAAATGGATGAAGCGCGGCAGCTCGATCTGCTTTCGTCCGACGGGATGCTGGTCAAACGCCCGATTCTGATCGGCGGGGACACGGTTCTGGTCGGATTCCGGGAACAGGAGTGGGAGCGCCTCAGCTCGTTCTAG
- a CDS encoding XRE family transcriptional regulator, translating into MISYEPFWATLKRKNVTTYMLREKYHISPNTLTRMKSNKYLSMRTMEDFCRILDCRLEDIAEYVPDRK; encoded by the coding sequence ATGATAAGCTATGAACCTTTCTGGGCCACTCTCAAGCGTAAAAACGTTACGACATACATGTTGAGAGAAAAATATCATATCAGCCCGAATACTTTGACGCGCATGAAAAGCAATAAATATCTGAGCATGAGGACGATGGAAGATTTTTGCAGGATACTGGACTGCCGTCTGGAAGATATCGCGGAATATGTCCCCGACAGGAAGTAG
- a CDS encoding protein of unknown function (Evidence 5 : Unknown function), whose translation MRYKKYLGKIRHGVKLCRPFSVLVSVQIHILCSLLYALQYRFRPYCFRVFMTRLSQFGERIRDSVE comes from the coding sequence ATGCGGTATAAAAAATACTTAGGAAAAATCCGGCACGGCGTCAAGCTGTGCCGGCCTTTTTCCGTACTAGTCAGCGTCCAGATACATATCCTCTGTTCTCTGCTGTATGCTCTGCAATATCGTTTCCGCCCTTACTGTTTCCGCGTCTTTATGACCCGCCTTTCCCAGTTCGGCGAGCGCATCCGTGATTCCGTTGAATAA
- a CDS encoding putative Adenosylcobinamide-phosphate guanylyltransferase (Evidence 3 : Putative function from multiple computational evidences; Product type e : enzyme) encodes MLVFLSGGVRSGKSALGEECAEKLATGRKIYFATALACDGEMKRRVEKHRRDRMGKHFVTLEQPQDAEQAAAFLRPGDTVLLDCLGNLTANEMFRGGAPYDPKRREALIRKIFSGLCAVKGACENLIVISNDVFSGGDRGGTELSDYQEILGRLHVLLAERADLAAECVCGIPVYRRGGPERKKTEPENAGKSGGENMCFVFGGKSQGKLAYAEKLAGGDPAVCDLAAVPPQEMFSADVIVNVQDAVGALLRQGADALDFFRRNARRLRGKVLVGDEIGCGIVPVDAFERRWRDETGRVYQFLAAEADRVDRVWAGIGVTLKP; translated from the coding sequence TTGCTGGTGTTCCTTTCCGGCGGGGTGCGCAGCGGAAAAAGCGCGCTCGGCGAGGAATGCGCCGAAAAGCTCGCGACCGGGCGGAAGATCTATTTCGCCACGGCGCTGGCGTGCGACGGCGAGATGAAAAGGCGGGTCGAAAAGCACCGGCGGGACAGAATGGGAAAGCATTTCGTCACGCTGGAGCAGCCGCAGGACGCGGAACAGGCCGCCGCTTTTCTTCGTCCGGGCGACACGGTGCTGCTCGACTGCCTTGGAAATCTGACGGCGAACGAGATGTTCCGCGGCGGCGCTCCCTACGACCCGAAGCGTCGGGAGGCGCTCATCCGCAAAATCTTTTCCGGGCTCTGCGCCGTAAAAGGCGCCTGCGAAAACCTCATCGTGATCTCGAACGACGTTTTCTCCGGCGGCGACCGCGGCGGAACGGAGCTTTCGGATTATCAGGAGATCCTGGGCCGGCTTCATGTCCTGCTCGCGGAAAGGGCTGATCTCGCCGCGGAATGCGTCTGCGGCATCCCGGTTTACCGCCGGGGCGGCCCCGAACGGAAAAAGACGGAGCCGGAAAACGCCGGAAAAAGCGGGGGAGAAAACATGTGCTTTGTGTTCGGGGGGAAAAGCCAGGGAAAGCTGGCCTACGCCGAAAAGCTCGCGGGGGGAGATCCCGCCGTCTGCGACCTTGCCGCCGTTCCCCCGCAGGAGATGTTTTCGGCGGATGTCATCGTAAACGTTCAGGATGCCGTCGGCGCGCTGCTGCGGCAGGGCGCCGACGCTTTGGATTTTTTCCGGCGGAACGCCAGAAGGCTTCGCGGGAAAGTGCTGGTCGGCGACGAGATCGGCTGCGGGATCGTCCCCGTCGACGCGTTCGAGCGCCGGTGGCGCGACGAGACGGGTCGGGTCTACCAGTTTCTGGCCGCCGAGGCGGACCGCGTGGACCGCGTGTGGGCCGGCATCGGCGTCACGCTGAAGCCGTAG
- a CDS encoding Cob(I)alamin adenosyltransferase: MERGLVHLYYGDGKGKTTAAAGLGLRAWGRGKTVLMVQFLKGFDSGEILALGRLGGRCRLFPGTPVKKFTGSMSAREKERTALEQRRMFFGAAEQCLSGLCDVAVFDELVDAVNLGAVSVPEVADFIRSPARMCEVVITGHRPDPAFFEFCDYITEMKKIRHPFDRGIRARDGIEK, encoded by the coding sequence ATGGAGCGGGGGCTCGTTCATCTTTATTACGGCGACGGGAAGGGGAAGACGACCGCCGCCGCCGGGCTCGGCCTTCGGGCCTGGGGGCGCGGCAAGACCGTCCTGATGGTCCAGTTCCTGAAGGGGTTCGATTCGGGCGAGATCCTCGCGCTGGGCCGGCTCGGCGGGCGCTGCCGGCTGTTCCCCGGGACGCCGGTGAAGAAGTTCACCGGAAGCATGTCGGCGCGGGAAAAGGAGCGGACCGCGCTGGAGCAGCGGCGCATGTTCTTCGGCGCGGCGGAGCAGTGCCTTTCGGGGCTCTGCGACGTGGCCGTGTTCGACGAGCTGGTCGACGCCGTGAACCTTGGCGCCGTTTCCGTTCCGGAGGTGGCGGATTTCATCCGCAGCCCGGCGCGGATGTGCGAGGTCGTCATCACCGGCCACCGGCCGGATCCCGCTTTCTTTGAATTCTGCGACTATATCACCGAGATGAAAAAAATCAGGCATCCCTTCGACCGCGGGATCCGCGCAAGGGATGGCATCGAGAAATAG
- a CDS encoding Molybdopterin oxidoreductase, translating into MTELTCIVCPRGCRLKAVRRDDGTIEVTGNACPRGEKYARTELTRPVRVVTTTVRMAGGIHRRCPVKTDGAIPKSLIFDAMRQIGRVTLHPPVRTGQVVLKDVCGTGIDVVATRDLS; encoded by the coding sequence ATGACGGAGCTGACGTGCATCGTATGTCCCCGCGGCTGCCGGCTGAAGGCCGTGCGCCGGGATGACGGGACCATCGAAGTGACGGGCAACGCCTGCCCGCGCGGGGAAAAATACGCGCGGACGGAGCTGACCCGCCCGGTGAGGGTCGTCACCACCACCGTAAGAATGGCGGGCGGCATCCACCGGCGCTGCCCCGTGAAAACGGACGGGGCGATCCCGAAAAGCCTGATTTTCGACGCGATGAGGCAGATCGGCCGCGTGACGCTCCATCCCCCGGTGCGTACGGGGCAGGTCGTCCTGAAAGACGTGTGCGGCACTGGGATCGACGTCGTGGCGACGCGGGATCTTTCCTGA
- the cobT gene encoding Nicotinate-nucleotide--dimethylbenzimidazole phosphoribosyltransferase, with the protein MRFKMEKERENRTVEQAAERIAPLSQEAMRRARRRWDSIAKPLHSLGLLEDAVVQIAGITGDPSYSIGRRAVAVFCADNGVVEEGVTQAGSEITALVAKNFTQGRASVCKMARVAHADVLPVDVGMKTDVEGVERRKTARGTGNMTHGPAMTPQQARAAVEAGIDVARGLKERGFRIAATGEMGIGNTTTSSAVVCVLLGAEVSDVTGRGSGLSDDGLLRKRRAIARAIRVNRPDPADPLDVLAKVGGFDLAALTGFFLGCAALRLPVLMDGFISAGGGGGAPPPPPPRGGGGGGGAPPARGCAALRLPVLMAGFFSAGAARAAARIAPLCADYILASHESAEPAGKLLLRRLGKSPLITAGMCLGEGTGAVAALPLLDMAFAVYRDMSTFGEIEMEAYRPFPESEYEEQPVSRGPENEKRK; encoded by the coding sequence TTGCGGTTCAAAATGGAAAAGGAACGGGAAAACAGGACGGTAGAGCAGGCGGCGGAGCGCATCGCCCCGCTTTCGCAGGAAGCGATGCGCCGGGCGCGCCGCCGCTGGGACAGCATCGCGAAGCCGCTGCACAGCCTCGGCCTGCTGGAGGACGCCGTCGTGCAGATCGCCGGGATCACCGGGGACCCCTCTTATTCCATCGGCCGGCGCGCAGTGGCGGTTTTCTGCGCGGACAACGGCGTGGTGGAAGAGGGCGTCACCCAGGCCGGCAGCGAGATCACGGCGCTTGTCGCGAAGAATTTTACGCAGGGGCGCGCAAGCGTCTGCAAAATGGCGCGGGTCGCCCATGCGGATGTGCTCCCGGTCGACGTGGGGATGAAAACCGACGTCGAAGGCGTGGAGAGGCGGAAAACCGCCCGCGGCACCGGCAACATGACGCACGGCCCGGCCATGACGCCGCAGCAGGCGCGCGCCGCGGTGGAAGCGGGGATCGATGTGGCGCGCGGCTTGAAGGAGCGCGGATTCCGGATCGCCGCGACCGGCGAGATGGGGATCGGCAACACCACCACCAGCAGCGCGGTTGTGTGCGTGCTGCTCGGCGCGGAGGTTTCGGATGTGACGGGCAGGGGCTCCGGCCTGTCCGACGATGGCCTGCTCCGAAAGCGGCGCGCGATCGCCCGCGCCATCCGGGTGAACCGCCCGGACCCCGCCGACCCGCTGGATGTTCTGGCAAAGGTGGGCGGGTTCGATCTGGCCGCGCTCACCGGATTTTTCCTCGGGTGCGCGGCGCTACGGCTGCCGGTTTTGATGGACGGGTTCATTTCGGCGGGGGGGGGGGGGGGGGCCCCCCCCCCCCCCCCCCCCCGGGGGGGGGGGGGGGGGGGGGGGGCCCCCCCCGCGCGGGGGTGCGCGGCGCTACGGCTGCCGGTTTTGATGGCCGGGTTCTTTTCGGCGGGGGCGGCCCGGGCCGCCGCCCGGATCGCCCCGCTTTGCGCGGACTACATACTGGCCAGCCACGAAAGCGCGGAGCCGGCGGGAAAACTGCTGCTCCGGCGCCTGGGCAAATCCCCGCTGATTACGGCCGGCATGTGCCTCGGAGAAGGCACCGGGGCGGTGGCCGCCCTTCCGCTTCTGGATATGGCATTCGCCGTGTACCGGGACATGAGCACGTTCGGGGAAATCGAAATGGAAGCGTACCGCCCGTTCCCCGAAAGCGAATATGAAGAACAGCCGGTTTCCCGCGGCCCGGAAAATGAAAAAAGGAAATGA
- a CDS encoding protein of unknown function (Evidence 5 : Unknown function), giving the protein MKKWVPIEKRSKKERRRIARKKRATWGALNPVTRRPENPRAYRRKKFRKGEDDF; this is encoded by the coding sequence ATGAAAAAATGGGTTCCCATCGAAAAGAGGAGCAAAAAGGAGAGGCGGCGGATCGCCCGGAAAAAGCGCGCGACGTGGGGCGCGCTGAACCCCGTGACGAGAAGGCCGGAGAACCCCAGGGCGTACCGCCGGAAAAAATTCCGGAAGGGCGAAGACGATTTCTAG
- a CDS encoding YwbE family protein: MNGQLRKDIKIGALVDIVLKKDQPTGKLTRGHVARILTKSPSHPHGIKVMLREDDLVGRVQKIIEEE; encoded by the coding sequence ATGAACGGACAGCTCAGAAAAGATATTAAAATCGGGGCGCTCGTCGATATCGTCCTGAAAAAAGACCAGCCTACGGGCAAGCTCACCCGGGGCCATGTCGCGAGAATCCTGACCAAGAGCCCAAGCCATCCGCACGGCATCAAGGTGATGCTGCGGGAGGACGATCTCGTCGGCCGGGTCCAGAAAATCATAGAGGAGGAATAG
- a CDS encoding MATE efflux family protein — translation MTGIKCSEAKKRMLRFLGRNFSGESIQPGQIVSLAIPVLIDQSFILGLNMFNTAMISSSGVTAVSAVNMVDSLNVLLLNVLIAVATGGTVVVAQYQGSQNPEMVSRSTEQTVFAVPVFGAAMAVLLIVLRDPTLLLLFGSAERGVFANARIYLLGSALSYPAFGFYQACCCCLRGVGKTKPALILSMIANLSYVALNILLIQILHLGVTGMSAALNLARLTGAICSFFFLARFDHSFCFEWKNALKPNLSIQKRILFIGLPFAAEQIFFNGGKLLTQTFIVQLGTMALTANAIAWSFVLILQIPCNTVSIVSVTVVGQCMGRRLIGDARKFIRSFVILSDVSLALFLLMLAPLLPKLILLFSPPPQVVPHVMSAVLLTALAQPVLWSPSFIIPAAIRAAGDAKYTSAVSLVCMWGVRVFGGWFLALPMGMGLVGIYLAMVVEWAVRSVIFLIRLKGKKWYAHHVID, via the coding sequence GTGACCGGCATAAAATGTTCCGAGGCAAAAAAGCGGATGCTCCGCTTTCTGGGCCGGAATTTTTCCGGCGAATCGATCCAGCCCGGACAGATCGTGTCGCTCGCCATCCCCGTGCTGATCGACCAGTCTTTTATCCTCGGCCTGAACATGTTCAACACCGCCATGATCAGCTCCTCGGGCGTGACCGCCGTGAGCGCGGTGAACATGGTCGATTCGCTGAACGTGCTGCTGCTCAACGTGCTGATCGCAGTGGCCACGGGCGGCACCGTGGTCGTGGCGCAGTACCAGGGCAGCCAAAACCCCGAGATGGTCTCGCGCTCGACGGAGCAGACGGTTTTCGCCGTCCCGGTGTTCGGCGCCGCCATGGCCGTCCTTCTGATCGTTCTGCGCGACCCGACGCTTCTTCTGCTGTTCGGCTCCGCCGAGCGCGGCGTTTTCGCGAACGCGCGCATCTATCTTCTGGGCAGCGCCCTGTCGTACCCCGCGTTCGGCTTTTATCAGGCGTGCTGCTGCTGTCTGCGCGGCGTCGGCAAAACGAAGCCCGCGCTGATCCTCTCGATGATCGCGAACCTTTCCTACGTCGCGCTGAACATCCTTCTGATCCAGATTCTGCACCTGGGCGTAACCGGGATGTCGGCCGCGCTGAACCTTGCCCGACTGACGGGCGCGATCTGCTCCTTTTTCTTCCTGGCCCGGTTCGACCATTCCTTCTGCTTTGAATGGAAGAACGCTTTGAAGCCGAACCTTTCCATCCAGAAGCGGATTCTGTTCATCGGGCTTCCGTTTGCCGCGGAGCAGATTTTCTTCAACGGCGGCAAGCTTCTGACCCAGACCTTTATCGTGCAGCTCGGCACGATGGCGCTCACTGCGAACGCCATCGCGTGGTCGTTCGTGCTGATTTTACAGATCCCCTGCAACACGGTCAGCATCGTTTCCGTGACGGTGGTGGGCCAGTGCATGGGACGCCGCCTGATCGGCGACGCCCGGAAATTCATCCGGTCGTTCGTGATCCTTTCCGACGTCAGCCTTGCCCTGTTCCTGCTGATGCTCGCCCCGCTTCTGCCGAAGCTGATCCTGCTGTTCTCCCCGCCGCCGCAGGTCGTGCCCCATGTGATGTCCGCCGTGCTACTCACGGCGCTGGCCCAGCCGGTCCTCTGGTCGCCCAGCTTCATCATCCCCGCCGCGATCCGGGCCGCGGGCGACGCCAAGTACACCTCCGCCGTGTCCCTTGTGTGCATGTGGGGCGTCCGCGTGTTCGGCGGCTGGTTTCTCGCCCTGCCCATGGGGATGGGCCTTGTGGGGATTTACCTTGCCATGGTCGTGGAATGGGCGGTGCGCTCGGTGATTTTCCTGATCCGCCTGAAAGGGAAAAAATGGTACGCCCACCATGTGATCGATTAG
- a CDS encoding XRE family transcriptional regulator, translated as MRCQNAEKGREEIKLISYAPLWETMKKRGATTYTLRNRGNGENISGSTLLRLQKNESVSTNTLNTLCKILDCKLPDIAEYVPDKQ; from the coding sequence GTGAGATGTCAGAATGCGGAAAAAGGAAGAGAGGAAATAAAATTGATTTCCTATGCCCCTTTATGGGAGACGATGAAAAAAAGAGGCGCAACCACCTACACGTTGAGAAACCGGGGAAACGGCGAAAACATCAGCGGCTCGACGCTGCTGCGGCTGCAAAAAAATGAATCCGTTTCGACCAACACCCTGAATACACTTTGCAAAATTCTTGACTGCAAATTGCCTGATATCGCGGAATATGTCCCCGACAAACAGTAG
- a CDS encoding Pyridine nucleotide-disulfide oxidoreductase: protein MYDLIVIGGGPAGLAAARAAFDAGSRRILVIERDHELGGILNQCIHNGFGLHYFHEELTGPEYAGRFIRMLENTGIEVLTDAMVLEITPEKQVTIVSRKNGYQVLSARAVVLCMGCRERTRGAIGTPGRRPAGIFTAGAAQYYVNIMGYMVGRRVLIVGSGDIGLIMARRLTLEGAKVLACIEIMPYSSGLNRNIVQCLQDYQIPLYLSHTVTEIKGDARVEGAVVSKVDENRRVIPRTEMSFDCDTVLFSVGLIPENELTRRAGIEMDPRTGGAVVYENRETSVPGIFACGNALHVHDLVDFVTEESRLAGTEAAKAPRPRAPERELLLRAGDGVSYTVPQKIRPGRVEKSTGVFFRVRRVYGKSIIRVTGGGEMVSEFRRERLAPGEMERIVLPSALLNRARDSLELSIEEEKS from the coding sequence ATGTATGATCTGATCGTGATCGGGGGCGGCCCGGCGGGGCTCGCCGCCGCAAGGGCCGCCTTTGACGCCGGGTCGCGCAGGATCCTCGTGATCGAGCGCGACCACGAGCTGGGCGGGATCCTGAACCAGTGCATCCACAACGGTTTCGGCCTGCACTATTTCCACGAGGAGCTGACCGGCCCGGAATACGCAGGGCGCTTTATCCGGATGCTGGAAAACACCGGCATCGAGGTTCTGACGGACGCCATGGTGCTGGAAATCACGCCCGAAAAGCAGGTCACCATAGTGAGCCGCAAAAACGGTTATCAGGTGCTTTCGGCGCGCGCCGTCGTGCTGTGCATGGGGTGCCGCGAAAGGACGCGCGGGGCGATCGGGACCCCCGGCAGGCGGCCCGCCGGTATTTTCACCGCGGGCGCTGCCCAGTATTATGTCAACATCATGGGCTACATGGTAGGCCGCCGCGTGCTGATCGTCGGCTCCGGCGACATCGGCCTGATCATGGCGCGGCGGCTGACGCTCGAGGGCGCGAAGGTGCTGGCGTGCATCGAGATCATGCCGTATTCCTCGGGCCTAAACCGCAACATCGTGCAGTGCCTTCAGGATTATCAGATTCCGCTGTATCTCTCCCACACGGTGACGGAAATCAAGGGGGATGCGCGCGTGGAAGGCGCCGTCGTGTCCAAAGTGGATGAAAACCGCCGGGTGATCCCGAGGACCGAAATGTCCTTCGACTGCGACACGGTGCTGTTTTCGGTGGGCCTGATCCCGGAAAACGAGCTGACGCGCCGGGCCGGGATCGAAATGGACCCGCGCACGGGCGGCGCGGTCGTGTATGAAAACCGGGAAACCTCGGTGCCCGGCATTTTCGCGTGCGGCAACGCGCTGCACGTGCACGACCTGGTGGATTTCGTCACCGAGGAAAGCCGGCTTGCCGGCACAGAAGCGGCAAAAGCGCCTCGCCCCCGCGCGCCGGAGCGCGAGCTTCTGCTGCGGGCCGGAGACGGCGTTTCCTACACCGTCCCGCAGAAAATCCGCCCGGGACGGGTGGAAAAAAGCACCGGCGTGTTCTTCCGCGTCCGCCGCGTGTACGGCAAAAGCATCATCCGCGTGACGGGCGGCGGGGAAATGGTTTCCGAATTCCGGCGCGAGCGCCTCGCCCCCGGGGAAATGGAGCGGATCGTTCTGCCCTCGGCGCTTCTGAACCGGGCGCGGGACTCGCTGGAGCTTTCGATCGAGGAGGAAAAATCATGA
- the rhlE gene encoding ATP-dependent RNA helicase RhlE has product MNFEQLHIIPPILKALEAEHYKEPSPIQEKAIPPALEGRDVLGCAQTGTGKTAAFAVPILQRLSQQPIAKGTRRPIRALILTPTRELAIQIADSFHAYGRYMSLRCTVVFGGVSQVPQVSSLKSGVDILVATPGRLNDLIQQGFIDLSQVQIFVLDEADRMLDMGFIHDVRKVLDKLPKKKQTLFFSATMPPEITDLVDSLLQDPFKAAVTPVSSPVDAIEQSVYFVDKENKPKLLIRLLKDPAVESALVFTRTKHGADRVVRVLTRAKIDAQAIHGNKSQAARQLALNSFKSRKIHVLVATDIAARGIDIEELSHVVNYDLPNIPETYVHRIGRTGRAGLGGIAVSFCDIDEKPYLKDIEKLIGRKVPVVEDHPYPMQVFTPAPPKQNTRRPQRMERAQAPRRAAPKAKQEAKRGKPAPKPAEAKIHRAAVVPVGKKAEKAASAPVPAAPEPRVVPGKKPRRGGRAAASPKTGRTGRDRDYDYLEMYRSREPKAPRPLIQHTQTVRKPEDQFLSDKPLKPIFHKG; this is encoded by the coding sequence ATGAATTTTGAACAGCTTCATATTATTCCACCGATTCTGAAAGCACTGGAGGCGGAGCATTACAAGGAACCGTCCCCGATTCAGGAAAAGGCGATTCCGCCCGCTTTGGAAGGGCGGGACGTCCTCGGCTGTGCGCAGACGGGCACAGGGAAAACGGCGGCCTTCGCGGTGCCGATTCTTCAGCGCCTGTCGCAGCAGCCCATCGCGAAAGGGACGCGCCGCCCGATCCGCGCGCTGATCCTGACGCCGACCCGCGAGCTGGCGATTCAGATCGCGGACAGCTTTCACGCCTACGGCCGCTACATGAGCCTGCGCTGTACGGTCGTTTTCGGCGGGGTTTCCCAGGTGCCGCAGGTGAGCAGCCTGAAAAGCGGCGTGGATATCCTCGTCGCCACCCCGGGCCGCCTGAATGATCTGATCCAGCAGGGTTTCATCGACCTTTCCCAGGTGCAGATTTTCGTGCTGGACGAGGCCGACCGCATGCTGGACATGGGCTTTATCCACGACGTGCGCAAGGTGCTCGATAAGCTCCCCAAAAAGAAGCAGACCCTGTTTTTCTCGGCCACCATGCCGCCGGAAATCACCGATCTGGTGGATTCTCTGCTTCAAGACCCGTTCAAGGCGGCGGTCACTCCGGTCTCCTCGCCCGTGGACGCCATCGAGCAGTCCGTCTATTTTGTGGATAAGGAAAACAAGCCGAAGCTTCTGATCCGGCTTCTCAAAGACCCGGCCGTGGAGTCGGCGCTCGTCTTTACCCGCACCAAGCACGGCGCGGACCGTGTGGTGCGCGTGCTGACCCGCGCGAAAATCGACGCGCAGGCCATTCACGGGAACAAGTCCCAGGCCGCCCGCCAGCTTGCGCTGAACAGCTTTAAGAGCAGGAAGATCCATGTGCTGGTCGCGACGGATATCGCCGCGCGCGGGATCGACATTGAAGAGCTGTCCCATGTCGTCAACTACGACCTTCCGAATATTCCGGAAACGTATGTCCACCGCATCGGGCGCACGGGCCGCGCCGGCCTGGGCGGCATCGCGGTTTCCTTCTGTGACATCGACGAAAAGCCGTATTTAAAGGACATCGAAAAGCTGATCGGCAGGAAGGTTCCGGTCGTGGAGGATCATCCGTACCCGATGCAGGTCTTCACCCCGGCGCCGCCGAAGCAGAATACGCGCCGCCCCCAGCGGATGGAACGCGCTCAGGCGCCGCGCCGCGCCGCTCCCAAAGCGAAGCAGGAGGCAAAGCGCGGGAAGCCTGCGCCAAAACCCGCGGAGGCAAAAATCCACCGGGCCGCCGTTGTGCCTGTCGGAAAAAAGGCCGAAAAAGCGGCATCCGCTCCCGTGCCGGCCGCGCCGGAGCCCCGGGTCGTCCCCGGGAAAAAGCCGCGCCGCGGCGGCCGGGCGGCCGCTTCCCCGAAAACGGGGAGGACCGGCAGGGACAGGGATTACGATTATCTCGAGATGTACCGGTCCAGGGAGCCCAAGGCGCCCAGGCCGCTGATTCAGCACACGCAGACCGTGAGAAAGCCCGAGGACCAGTTCCTGAGCGACAAGCCCCTCAAGCCCATTTTTCATAAGGGCTGA